The following are encoded in a window of Actinomyces oris genomic DNA:
- the groL gene encoding chaperonin GroEL (60 kDa chaperone family; promotes refolding of misfolded polypeptides especially under stressful conditions; forms two stacked rings of heptamers to form a barrel-shaped 14mer; ends can be capped by GroES; misfolded proteins enter the barrel where they are refolded when GroES binds), which translates to MSKIIAFDEEARRGMERGLNTLADTVKVTLGPKGRNVVLDKKWGAPTITNDGVTIAKEIELKEPYEKIGAELVKEVAKKTDDVAGDGTTTATVLAQALVREGLRNVAAGANPIAVRRGIEKAVAAVVERLLADAKEVETQEEIAATASISAADEQIGAFIAEALEKVGHEGVVTVEESNTFGLELEVTEGMRFDKGFISPYFVTDPDRQEAVLEDAYVLLVESKISNVKDLLPLLEKVMQTGKPLAIIAEDVEAEALATLVVNRIRGTFKSVAVKAPGFGDRRKAMLQDMAILTGGTVISETVGLKLENATLEDLGQARKVVVTKDDTTLVEGAGDKEAIEARTAQIRMEIENSDSDYDREKLSERLAKLAGGVAVLKSGAATEVELKERKHRIEDAVRNAKAAVEEGIVAGGGVALLQAAEVLDTLKLEGDEATGAAIVKVAVEAPLKQIAANAGLEGGVVVDRVRNLPTGEGLNAATGEYVNLLAAGIADPVKVTRSALQNAGSIAGLFLTTEAVVADKPEPPAAPADGGAGDMGGMY; encoded by the coding sequence ATGTCCAAGATCATCGCCTTTGACGAGGAGGCCCGCCGCGGCATGGAGCGCGGCCTCAACACCCTCGCCGACACCGTCAAGGTCACCCTGGGCCCCAAGGGCCGTAACGTCGTGCTCGACAAAAAGTGGGGCGCCCCCACGATCACCAACGACGGCGTGACCATCGCCAAGGAGATCGAGCTCAAGGAGCCCTACGAGAAGATCGGCGCCGAGCTCGTCAAGGAGGTCGCCAAGAAGACCGACGACGTCGCGGGTGACGGCACCACCACCGCCACCGTCCTGGCCCAGGCCCTGGTGCGTGAGGGCCTGCGCAACGTCGCCGCCGGCGCCAACCCGATCGCCGTTCGCCGCGGTATCGAGAAGGCCGTCGCGGCCGTCGTCGAGCGCCTGCTGGCCGACGCCAAGGAGGTCGAGACCCAGGAGGAGATCGCGGCCACCGCCTCCATCTCCGCCGCCGACGAGCAGATCGGTGCCTTCATCGCCGAGGCCCTGGAGAAGGTTGGCCACGAGGGTGTCGTCACCGTCGAGGAGTCCAACACCTTCGGCCTCGAGCTCGAGGTCACCGAGGGTATGCGCTTCGACAAGGGCTTCATCTCCCCCTACTTCGTCACCGACCCCGACCGCCAGGAGGCCGTCCTGGAGGACGCCTACGTCCTGCTGGTCGAGTCCAAGATCTCCAACGTCAAGGACCTGCTCCCGCTGCTGGAGAAGGTCATGCAGACCGGCAAGCCGCTGGCCATCATCGCCGAGGACGTCGAGGCCGAGGCCCTGGCCACCCTCGTCGTCAACCGCATCCGCGGCACCTTCAAGTCCGTGGCCGTCAAGGCCCCCGGCTTCGGTGACCGCCGCAAGGCGATGCTGCAGGACATGGCCATCCTCACCGGCGGTACGGTCATCTCCGAGACCGTCGGCCTCAAGCTCGAGAACGCCACCCTGGAGGACCTGGGCCAGGCCCGCAAGGTCGTCGTCACCAAGGACGACACCACCCTGGTCGAGGGCGCCGGCGACAAGGAGGCCATCGAGGCCCGCACCGCCCAGATCCGCATGGAGATCGAGAACTCCGACTCCGACTACGACCGCGAGAAGCTCTCCGAGCGTCTGGCCAAGCTGGCCGGCGGCGTGGCCGTCCTCAAGTCCGGTGCCGCCACCGAGGTGGAGCTCAAGGAGCGCAAGCACCGCATTGAGGACGCCGTGCGCAACGCCAAGGCCGCCGTCGAGGAGGGCATCGTCGCCGGTGGTGGCGTCGCCCTGCTCCAGGCCGCCGAGGTCCTCGACACCCTCAAGCTCGAGGGCGACGAGGCCACCGGTGCCGCGATCGTCAAGGTCGCCGTGGAGGCCCCGCTCAAGCAGATCGCTGCCAACGCCGGCCTCGAGGGCGGCGTGGTCGTGGACCGCGTGCGCAACCTGCCCACCGGTGAGGGCCTCAACGCCGCCACCGGCGAGTACGTCAACCTGCTGGCCGCCGGCATCGCTGACCCGGTCAAGGTGACCCGCTCCGCCCTGCAGAACGCCGGTTCCATCGCCGGTCTGTTCCTGACCACCGAGGCCGTCGTGGCCGACAAGCCTGAGCCCCCGGCCGCCCCGGCCGACGGCGGCGCCGGCGACATGGGTGGCATGTACTGA
- a CDS encoding WXG100 family type VII secretion target, with the protein MPAYSVDTAAVADTAARTRTRIATIQTEVDGMRGDIGLLQSCWTGTASDSMAACAADWHLTQLQVQSNLDQISLALDNAAVCYDDAETSNQGRFTGPTPAPAPAPAPAPAAGSAPLGGW; encoded by the coding sequence ATGCCCGCCTACTCCGTCGATACCGCCGCGGTGGCCGACACCGCCGCCCGAACCCGTACCCGCATCGCGACGATCCAGACCGAGGTCGACGGCATGCGGGGAGACATCGGCCTGCTCCAGTCCTGCTGGACCGGGACCGCATCGGACTCCATGGCCGCCTGCGCGGCCGACTGGCACCTCACCCAGCTCCAGGTGCAGTCCAACCTCGATCAGATCAGCCTGGCCCTGGACAACGCCGCCGTGTGCTACGACGACGCCGAGACCTCCAACCAGGGACGTTTCACCGGCCCGACGCCGGCTCCCGCTCCTGCACCGGCACCCGCACCGGCCGCCGGCTCGGCGCCCCTGGGCGGCTGGTAG
- a CDS encoding sensor histidine kinase yields MAAARGGSTRPAKSSGKQHRPIKRGRWHPITAIQRPWQAMPLRTCLTLMTTGLLAIGLIVVSFVVTSLLYSHMMGQIDSQLRTTSVAIGSQGLAQIREGGTSSTTFPSNYYVKAEYLDPSRNGEWISPDTAATYGRPQIKGLDYRRALAHADKNDFPITTVNSDQPGHQWRMITLLIRDQNTGEYTGAVALALPLSDVMETVERTRLVVALADVSIISVGAVFATYLVHRSFRSLRQIEGVAARIAHGDLSARILVTEPRTTEVGSLQRAINTMLTQNESSFAAQVVAQERMTRFVSDASHELRTPLAAIRGYGELYRMGGVPANKTGEVMGRIETESNRMGRLVDDLLQLARIDEGREMSMEPVNLTDLAAGALSDMMVLAPERDCGLIPLDPRDEAAGKEAPSLQVIGDRDRLSQILTNLLGNVVRHTPSGTPVEIAIGMAPPRANPTAQPVVVVEVRDHGHGVPPEAAEKVFQRFYRSDTSRNRETGGSGLGLAIVLGIVAAHKGTVQMLQTPGGGATVHIELPPAPAW; encoded by the coding sequence ATGGCGGCGGCGCGTGGGGGGAGCACGCGCCCGGCCAAGTCGTCCGGTAAGCAGCACCGCCCGATCAAACGGGGCCGATGGCACCCGATCACCGCGATTCAGCGGCCGTGGCAGGCGATGCCGCTGCGCACGTGCCTGACCCTCATGACCACCGGTCTGCTGGCCATCGGGCTCATCGTCGTCTCCTTCGTGGTGACCTCACTGCTCTACAGCCACATGATGGGCCAGATCGACAGCCAGCTGCGCACCACCTCGGTGGCCATCGGAAGCCAAGGACTGGCCCAGATCCGCGAAGGAGGGACCAGCAGCACCACCTTCCCCTCGAACTACTACGTCAAGGCCGAGTACCTCGACCCCAGCCGCAACGGGGAGTGGATCTCCCCGGACACCGCCGCCACCTACGGCCGCCCCCAGATCAAGGGCCTGGACTACCGGCGCGCCCTGGCCCACGCGGACAAGAACGACTTCCCGATCACGACGGTCAACTCCGATCAGCCCGGCCACCAGTGGCGGATGATCACCCTGCTCATCCGGGACCAGAACACCGGCGAGTACACCGGCGCCGTGGCCCTGGCCCTCCCGCTGAGCGACGTCATGGAGACCGTCGAGCGCACCCGCCTCGTGGTGGCCCTGGCTGACGTCTCGATCATCTCGGTGGGCGCCGTCTTCGCCACCTACCTGGTTCACCGCTCGTTCCGCTCCCTGCGCCAGATCGAGGGCGTGGCCGCCCGGATCGCCCACGGCGACCTGTCCGCCCGCATCCTGGTCACCGAGCCGCGCACCACGGAGGTCGGCTCCCTGCAGCGGGCGATCAACACGATGCTCACCCAGAACGAGAGCTCCTTCGCCGCCCAGGTCGTGGCCCAGGAGCGGATGACGCGCTTCGTCTCCGACGCCTCCCACGAGCTGCGCACCCCCCTGGCCGCGATCCGCGGCTACGGCGAGCTATACCGGATGGGCGGGGTGCCGGCGAACAAGACCGGTGAGGTCATGGGGCGCATCGAGACCGAGTCCAACCGGATGGGGCGCCTCGTCGATGACCTCCTCCAGCTGGCCCGGATCGACGAGGGCCGGGAAATGTCCATGGAGCCGGTCAACCTCACCGACCTGGCCGCCGGGGCCCTGAGCGACATGATGGTGCTGGCCCCCGAGCGCGACTGCGGACTCATCCCCCTCGACCCCCGCGACGAGGCCGCCGGCAAGGAGGCCCCCTCGCTCCAGGTCATCGGTGACCGCGACCGCCTCTCCCAGATCCTCACCAACCTGCTGGGCAACGTGGTGCGCCACACCCCCTCCGGGACGCCGGTGGAGATCGCCATCGGCATGGCGCCCCCGCGCGCCAACCCGACGGCGCAGCCAGTCGTCGTCGTCGAGGTCCGCGACCACGGCCACGGCGTGCCACCGGAGGCGGCCGAGAAGGTCTTCCAGCGCTTCTACCGCTCAGACACCTCCCGCAACCGGGAGACCGGGGGCTCCGGCCTGGGACTGGCGATCGTGCTGGGGATCGTGGCCGCTCACAAAGGCACGGTCCAGATGCTCCAGACCCCCGGCGGCGGCGCCACCGTCCACATCGAGCTGCCGCCCGCACCGGCCTGGTAG
- a CDS encoding response regulator transcription factor, producing the protein MERSQQSRTEAHLLVVDDEPNIRDLLASSLRFAGFEVSIAGDGNGALKTVEKTSPDLVVLDVMLPDMDGFTVARRLRERDVTTPILFLTARDDMADKVQGLTVGGDDYVTKPFGLEEVIARIRAILRRTHAIENQDDGVVRVADLVLDEDAHEVYRAEVEVDLSPTEFKLLRYLMLNAGRVVSKAQILDHVWEYDWNGDAAIVESYISYLRRKVDQIQGADGQPVTPLIQTRRGVGYMLREPKAE; encoded by the coding sequence ATGGAGCGTTCCCAGCAGTCCCGCACCGAAGCTCACCTCCTTGTCGTCGACGATGAACCCAACATCCGCGACCTGCTGGCCTCGTCCCTGCGCTTCGCAGGCTTCGAGGTCTCGATCGCGGGCGACGGCAACGGCGCACTGAAGACAGTGGAGAAGACGTCTCCCGACCTGGTGGTCCTCGACGTCATGCTGCCCGACATGGACGGCTTCACCGTGGCACGACGCCTGCGCGAGCGCGACGTGACCACCCCGATCCTCTTCCTGACCGCCCGCGACGACATGGCCGACAAGGTTCAGGGCCTGACCGTCGGCGGCGATGACTACGTCACCAAGCCCTTCGGGCTGGAGGAGGTCATCGCCCGTATCCGCGCCATCCTGCGCCGCACCCACGCCATTGAGAACCAGGACGACGGCGTCGTGCGCGTGGCCGACCTGGTCCTGGACGAGGACGCCCACGAGGTGTACCGCGCCGAGGTCGAGGTGGATCTGTCGCCCACCGAGTTCAAGCTCCTGCGCTACCTCATGCTCAACGCCGGGCGCGTCGTGTCCAAGGCCCAGATCCTCGACCACGTCTGGGAGTACGACTGGAACGGTGACGCCGCGATCGTGGAGTCCTACATCTCCTACCTGCGCCGCAAGGTGGACCAGATCCAGGGCGCTGACGGCCAGCCCGTCACCCCGCTCATCCAGACTCGTCGCGGAGTCGGCTACATGCTCCGCGAACCCAAGGCCGAGTGA
- a CDS encoding NYN domain-containing protein, translating into MSVPTYLLVDGENIDATLGMSVLGRRPEPEERPRWDRVLAYCDELSSAGTAEGEGNEARALFFLNATSGHMPMSFIQALLAMDYRPVPLAGSGSNDEKVVDIGIQRTLEALAERAESGQEAHVLLGSHDGDYIPHIERLLQAGAKVGILCFREFLNAQLAALEGEGLTVYDLESDVKAFTIPLPRVCIIPLEDFDPLAFL; encoded by the coding sequence ATGAGCGTACCGACTTATCTTCTCGTCGATGGCGAGAACATTGACGCCACTCTCGGCATGAGTGTGCTGGGGCGGCGTCCCGAACCTGAGGAGCGGCCCCGCTGGGACCGAGTCCTCGCATACTGCGATGAACTGTCCTCCGCCGGCACCGCCGAGGGCGAGGGGAACGAGGCCCGTGCCCTGTTCTTCCTCAACGCCACCAGCGGCCATATGCCCATGAGCTTCATCCAGGCCCTCCTGGCCATGGACTATCGCCCCGTGCCGCTGGCCGGGTCCGGCAGCAACGACGAGAAGGTCGTCGACATCGGTATTCAGCGCACCCTGGAGGCGCTGGCCGAACGGGCCGAGTCCGGGCAGGAGGCCCACGTCCTGCTGGGCAGCCACGACGGCGACTACATCCCCCACATCGAGCGGCTCCTGCAGGCCGGCGCCAAGGTGGGGATCCTGTGCTTCCGAGAGTTCCTCAACGCCCAGCTGGCCGCCCTGGAGGGCGAGGGCCTGACGGTCTACGACCTGGAGAGTGACGTCAAGGCCTTCACCATCCCGCTGCCACGCGTGTGCATCATCCCTCTGGAGGACTTCGACCCTCTCGCCTTCCTCTGA
- a CDS encoding PspA/IM30 family protein, translating to MAEKQSILGRIAQLTRANINALLDRAEDPEKMLNQLVRDYTASIAEARDAVAQTIGNLRLAEKDHDADVAEAKDWGNKALAASRKADQLRSGGDTAGADKWDSLAKIALTKQITAENEAKAAEPMIASQRQVVEQLKTGLQQMEVKLGELRSKRDQLIARQKTAEAQVKVQGAIRSINVLDPTSELSRYEDQVRRVEAQAAGQMELAGSSLESQFAELEASGASLEAEARLAALKSGQNPALPGAQQQAPAQITDGDDDAINAAFAALKNQGQPAGEETSSY from the coding sequence ATGGCTGAGAAGCAGTCGATCCTGGGGCGCATCGCCCAGCTCACCCGCGCCAACATCAACGCGCTCCTGGACCGCGCCGAGGACCCGGAGAAGATGCTCAACCAGCTGGTGCGGGACTACACGGCGTCCATCGCCGAGGCCCGTGACGCCGTCGCCCAGACGATCGGCAACCTGCGTCTGGCGGAGAAGGACCACGACGCCGACGTCGCCGAGGCCAAGGACTGGGGCAACAAGGCCCTGGCCGCCTCCCGCAAGGCCGACCAGCTGCGCTCCGGCGGTGACACGGCCGGCGCGGACAAGTGGGACTCACTGGCCAAGATCGCGCTGACCAAGCAGATCACGGCGGAGAACGAGGCCAAGGCCGCCGAGCCGATGATCGCCTCCCAGCGCCAGGTCGTCGAGCAGCTCAAGACCGGCCTGCAGCAGATGGAGGTCAAGCTCGGCGAGCTGCGCTCCAAGCGCGACCAGCTCATCGCCCGCCAGAAGACCGCCGAGGCCCAGGTCAAGGTGCAGGGTGCCATCCGCTCCATCAACGTCCTGGACCCCACCAGCGAGCTGTCTCGCTACGAGGACCAGGTGCGTCGGGTCGAGGCCCAGGCCGCCGGGCAGATGGAGCTGGCCGGCTCCTCCCTGGAGTCCCAGTTCGCCGAGCTCGAGGCCTCCGGGGCCAGCCTGGAGGCCGAGGCCCGGCTGGCGGCCCTGAAGTCCGGGCAGAACCCGGCCCTTCCGGGCGCCCAGCAGCAGGCCCCCGCCCAGATCACCGACGGTGACGACGACGCGATCAACGCCGCCTTCGCGGCCCTGAAGAACCAGGGTCAGCCGGCCGGCGAGGAGACGTCCTCCTACTGA
- a CDS encoding TPM domain-containing protein, translated as MKNQQPPLPRPWHQMALSGVATAAALGLLGLSAGAAAAPTTAGTAPLASSAQTSAGVPRALPAASTTLTEHVTDELGILDASKAQQAVDTMSSKYGVGLWVLTVSDSSQKASAIAAQAFKDTKLGRDDMLLVINIPSDGSASKSYKLQAHDNSSKFSESDYKRIDSAIKKQLSAGNYDDAVAAIPDNMSGSSGSGSSGDSGSSALPLLLGGGAVAAGGAAAWTVYKRRKNKENDDMLFGKRRNQSGAPGNQPAGPAAMTVEQLRTQAGSALVQADDTVRAAAEELSYAQAQFGLSATDAFTAALDSARKHLSRCFELRKILDDDIPETEPQQRQMYTEILQHCSEAVGEIRAQEEAFNKRRGIEANLPTSIGETAQRADETEQAIVMAETILVTLSAAYPASSLTSVAQAPEQARRLLAAGRTALDQARASVEASQEATAVEQVRIAQGSIAQAGQLAAQVTGARERLQSAAKDLEAAIASISSDLVDAKRLEGAVPAATLAPLVADAEAAVAEGRQASGANPSGDPLAALDHLARAEAAIDAALAPAREREENDSRARASLGSRLARLNSQVESVTSYITTYRGAVGPSARTALSEAARHATAATTVQTTDPVAALAEVAAAEPLVAQAQALAEADVRGSSSSWSPNSGERYSYSRDYGRSGGGLDLGSLLLGGLLLGGGHNYGGWSSHHHDSDWGGGGGFFSGGGDFSGGGGGFFDGGGDF; from the coding sequence ATGAAGAACCAGCAGCCCCCACTCCCTCGTCCTTGGCACCAGATGGCCCTTTCCGGCGTCGCGACGGCGGCCGCCCTGGGGCTGCTGGGGCTCTCTGCCGGCGCCGCGGCCGCTCCGACGACGGCCGGCACCGCGCCCCTGGCCTCCTCCGCACAGACCTCGGCGGGCGTGCCCCGGGCCCTCCCGGCGGCGTCGACCACCCTGACCGAGCACGTCACTGATGAGCTCGGGATCCTGGATGCCTCCAAGGCCCAGCAGGCCGTGGACACCATGTCCTCCAAGTACGGCGTGGGCCTGTGGGTGCTGACCGTCTCCGACTCCAGCCAGAAGGCCTCCGCCATCGCCGCGCAGGCCTTCAAGGACACGAAGCTGGGGCGTGACGACATGCTCCTGGTCATCAACATCCCCTCCGACGGCTCGGCCTCGAAGAGCTACAAGCTGCAGGCGCACGACAACTCCTCGAAGTTCTCCGAGTCCGACTACAAGCGGATCGACTCGGCCATCAAGAAGCAGCTCAGCGCAGGCAACTATGACGACGCCGTGGCCGCCATCCCGGACAACATGTCCGGTTCATCGGGCTCGGGCAGCTCGGGTGATTCAGGCTCCTCGGCGCTTCCGCTCCTGCTGGGTGGGGGCGCGGTCGCGGCCGGCGGGGCCGCCGCCTGGACGGTGTACAAGCGCAGGAAGAACAAGGAGAACGACGACATGCTGTTCGGCAAGCGCAGGAATCAGAGCGGCGCCCCCGGCAACCAGCCCGCGGGCCCCGCGGCGATGACGGTGGAGCAGCTGCGCACCCAGGCCGGCAGCGCCTTGGTCCAGGCCGATGACACGGTGCGCGCCGCCGCCGAGGAGCTGTCCTACGCGCAGGCGCAGTTCGGCCTGTCCGCCACGGACGCCTTCACCGCCGCCCTGGACAGCGCCCGCAAGCACCTGTCGCGGTGCTTCGAGCTGCGCAAGATCCTCGACGACGACATCCCCGAGACCGAGCCGCAGCAGCGCCAGATGTACACCGAGATCCTCCAGCACTGCTCGGAGGCGGTCGGTGAGATCCGCGCTCAGGAGGAGGCCTTCAACAAGCGTCGCGGCATCGAGGCGAACCTGCCGACGTCGATCGGCGAGACCGCCCAGCGCGCCGATGAGACCGAGCAGGCCATCGTCATGGCCGAGACGATCCTGGTGACGCTCAGCGCCGCCTACCCGGCCTCCTCTCTGACCAGTGTGGCCCAGGCCCCCGAGCAGGCCCGCCGCCTGCTGGCCGCCGGGCGCACCGCCCTGGACCAGGCCCGCGCCAGCGTCGAGGCCTCCCAGGAGGCGACGGCGGTCGAGCAGGTCCGCATCGCCCAGGGCTCCATCGCCCAGGCCGGTCAGCTGGCCGCACAGGTCACCGGGGCCCGCGAGCGCCTTCAGAGCGCGGCCAAGGACCTGGAGGCGGCCATCGCCTCGATCTCCTCGGACCTGGTGGACGCCAAGCGCCTGGAGGGCGCGGTGCCGGCGGCGACCCTGGCCCCGCTGGTGGCCGACGCCGAGGCCGCCGTCGCCGAGGGCCGTCAGGCCAGTGGCGCCAACCCGAGCGGCGATCCCCTGGCCGCCCTGGACCATCTGGCCCGGGCCGAGGCCGCCATCGACGCTGCCCTGGCCCCAGCCCGTGAGCGCGAGGAGAACGACTCGCGCGCCCGGGCCTCCCTGGGCTCGCGCCTGGCCCGCCTCAACTCCCAGGTGGAGTCCGTGACCTCCTACATCACCACCTATCGCGGGGCGGTGGGCCCCTCGGCGCGCACCGCGCTCAGTGAGGCCGCCCGTCACGCCACGGCCGCCACCACCGTCCAGACCACTGACCCGGTGGCCGCCCTGGCGGAGGTCGCGGCGGCCGAGCCGCTCGTGGCCCAGGCCCAGGCCCTGGCCGAGGCCGACGTGCGCGGATCGTCGAGCTCGTGGAGCCCGAACTCCGGTGAGCGCTACTCCTACTCCCGCGATTACGGCCGCTCAGGCGGCGGGCTCGACCTGGGCTCGCTACTGCTGGGCGGGCTGCTGCTGGGCGGCGGCCACAACTACGGCGGCTGGAGCTCCCACCACCATGACAGCGACTGGGGCGGAGGCGGCGGCTTCTTCTCCGGCGGCGGGGACTTCTCGGGTGGCGGCGGCGGCTTCTTCGACGGCGGCGGCGACTTCTGA
- a CDS encoding type 1 glutamine amidotransferase, with protein sequence MTDTLTITVIEPEELAPVGRLGEWLFAEGASLRMVRPWRGEPIPSLDEIGDGLVVLGGSMSAHDEGEHPWLADLRELLRGVVADDVPAIAICLGAQVAAEALGGSTAVPALGNDEVGVVELTITAAGESDPVFGAVAAEAIRAAHRAGIPTSDGTRLPVIVSHHDAVTQLPEAATLLASSDRSPVHTWRVGRLLAFQHHPESDPARVAYWRTRDALNDLAGTMDAASLQAARDALEVAAGRSAAPGAAGTHGATAADLPEAAASAGAATREQAERVDPAIQAFGRGLARVLVRNVRARRLAR encoded by the coding sequence ATGACTGACACGCTCACGATCACCGTCATCGAGCCGGAGGAGCTCGCGCCCGTCGGGCGCCTGGGGGAGTGGCTCTTCGCCGAGGGCGCCTCCCTGCGCATGGTGCGCCCCTGGCGGGGCGAGCCCATCCCCTCCCTGGACGAGATCGGCGACGGCCTCGTCGTGCTGGGCGGTTCCATGAGCGCCCACGACGAGGGCGAGCACCCCTGGCTGGCGGACCTGCGTGAGCTGCTGCGCGGCGTCGTCGCCGACGACGTCCCCGCCATCGCCATCTGCCTGGGTGCCCAGGTGGCCGCCGAGGCCCTCGGGGGCTCCACGGCCGTGCCGGCGCTGGGCAACGACGAGGTCGGCGTCGTCGAGCTGACCATCACGGCCGCCGGCGAGAGTGACCCGGTCTTCGGGGCCGTGGCAGCCGAGGCCATCCGCGCCGCCCACCGCGCCGGAATCCCCACCTCCGACGGCACCCGCCTGCCCGTCATCGTCTCCCACCACGACGCCGTCACCCAGCTGCCCGAGGCCGCCACCCTGCTGGCCTCCTCCGACCGCTCCCCGGTTCACACCTGGCGGGTCGGGCGACTCCTGGCCTTCCAGCACCACCCCGAGTCCGACCCGGCGCGCGTGGCCTACTGGCGCACCCGCGACGCCCTCAACGACCTGGCCGGGACCATGGACGCGGCCTCCCTCCAGGCCGCCCGCGATGCCCTGGAGGTGGCCGCCGGCCGGAGCGCCGCGCCGGGCGCCGCCGGAACCCACGGGGCCACGGCCGCCGACCTGCCCGAGGCGGCCGCCAGCGCCGGGGCCGCCACCCGTGAGCAGGCCGAGAGGGTCGACCCCGCCATCCAGGCCTTCGGCCGCGGCCTGGCCCGCGTCCTCGTGCGCAACGTGCGCGCCCGCCGTTTGGCGCGCTGA
- a CDS encoding DNA repair helicase XPB yields the protein MSATPSDPASPAPSAPDGPLIVQSDKSVLLEVAHPQAGQARRAIAAFAELERAPEHIHTYRITPLALWNARAAGLDAETVVHTLITYSRFPVPHALLTEIAETMSRYGRLQLLTDPAHGLVLHATDVPVLEEVMRSKRTKGLLGTRLGEADVVVHPSERGHLKQVLIKLGWPAEDLAGYVDGEAHPITLTDSPDTFQLRPYQSEAVESFWAGGSGVVVLPCGAGKTLVGAASMAKSSTTTLILVTNAVSARQWKEELIRFTTLTEEEIGEYSGSRKEVRPVTIATYQVLTTRRKGVYPHLDLLDSHDWGLIVYDEVHLLPAPIFRMTADLQARRRLGLTATLVREDGREDEVFSLIGPKRYDAPWKDLENQGWIAPAICTEVRLTLDAGERMAYATAEPDERYRLAACSPRKLPIIEALLARHEGESALVIGQYVDQLTEIAEHLDAPVITGATTVRERQRLYDAFRCGEIRTLVVSKVANFSIDLPGASVAIQVSGSFGSRQEEAQRLGRIVRPKEDGRQAHFYTVVARDTADQEYAAHRQRFLAEQGYAYAIIDAENLTGKS from the coding sequence ATGTCCGCTACGCCCAGCGATCCTGCGTCCCCGGCGCCCTCGGCACCCGACGGCCCGCTCATCGTCCAGTCCGACAAGTCCGTCCTCCTGGAGGTCGCCCACCCCCAGGCCGGGCAGGCCCGCCGCGCCATCGCCGCCTTCGCCGAGCTGGAGCGCGCCCCCGAGCACATCCACACCTATCGAATCACGCCGCTGGCCCTGTGGAACGCACGCGCCGCGGGCCTGGACGCAGAGACGGTCGTCCACACCCTCATCACCTACTCGCGTTTCCCGGTGCCGCATGCCCTGCTCACCGAGATCGCCGAGACGATGAGCCGCTACGGCCGCCTCCAGCTGCTCACCGACCCCGCCCACGGCCTGGTCCTGCACGCCACCGACGTGCCGGTCCTGGAGGAGGTCATGCGCTCCAAGCGCACCAAGGGCCTGCTGGGGACGCGGCTCGGGGAGGCCGACGTCGTCGTCCACCCCTCCGAGCGCGGTCACCTCAAGCAGGTGCTCATCAAGCTGGGCTGGCCGGCCGAGGACCTGGCCGGCTACGTCGACGGCGAGGCCCACCCCATCACCCTGACCGACTCCCCCGACACCTTCCAGCTGCGCCCCTACCAGAGCGAGGCGGTGGAGAGCTTCTGGGCGGGGGGCTCGGGCGTGGTCGTCCTGCCCTGCGGGGCCGGCAAGACTCTCGTGGGCGCCGCCTCCATGGCCAAGAGCTCGACGACGACGCTCATCCTGGTCACCAACGCGGTCTCGGCGCGTCAGTGGAAGGAGGAGCTCATCCGCTTCACCACCCTGACCGAGGAGGAGATCGGCGAGTACTCCGGCTCGCGCAAGGAGGTCCGCCCCGTCACGATCGCCACCTACCAGGTGCTCACCACTCGCCGCAAGGGCGTCTACCCGCACCTGGACCTGCTGGACTCCCACGACTGGGGGCTCATCGTCTATGACGAGGTCCATCTCCTGCCAGCCCCGATCTTCCGTATGACCGCGGACCTGCAGGCGCGCCGCCGCCTGGGTCTGACCGCGACCCTGGTGCGCGAGGACGGCCGCGAGGACGAGGTGTTCAGCCTCATCGGCCCCAAGCGCTACGACGCCCCCTGGAAGGACCTGGAGAACCAGGGCTGGATCGCCCCGGCGATCTGCACCGAGGTGCGCCTAACCCTCGACGCCGGTGAGCGCATGGCCTACGCGACCGCCGAGCCCGACGAGCGCTACCGCCTGGCCGCCTGCTCACCGCGCAAGCTGCCGATCATCGAGGCCCTCCTGGCCCGCCACGAGGGCGAGTCGGCCCTGGTCATCGGCCAGTACGTGGACCAGCTCACCGAGATCGCCGAGCACCTGGACGCCCCCGTCATCACCGGGGCGACGACGGTGCGCGAGCGCCAGCGCCTCTACGACGCCTTCCGCTGTGGGGAGATCCGCACGCTCGTGGTCTCCAAGGTCGCGAACTTCTCCATCGACTTGCCCGGGGCGAGCGTCGCGATCCAGGTCTCGGGCTCCTTCGGCTCGCGCCAGGAGGAGGCCCAGCGGCTCGGGCGGATCGTGCGCCCCAAGGAGGACGGCCGCCAGGCCCACTTCTACACGGTCGTCGCCCGCGACACCGCCGACCAGGAGTACGCCGCCCACCGGCAGCGCTTCCTGGCCGAGCAGGGCTACGCCTACGCCATCATCGACGCTGAGAACCTCACCGGGAAGAGCTGA